The following are encoded together in the Mesoterricola sediminis genome:
- a CDS encoding PEP/pyruvate-binding domain-containing protein: protein MINDPSFGQSRELQTIFTIAGLLAREDLSLTQILQVVAEALPKGFKHEEVCQARIHFWGECFETKGFQPGPWTLRAPIVVKGETLGEVEVVYLENRSSRAPGSPFHLDQKKLVDLTAQKLGQLAEIRIAQREEEKTSAPAAPAPAAKPEWRYILDLLTEIDPALHLRIIRRLMNHATKVGVPGVQKMIAQFDPAIYAQGEEASHGSNAPLPKRDMNLVSQTFKEIEEIASIVFEDADLTALLKQWMRQDKLGFLAIATEKRDIPLVEIKEIVDRFCRETREDLPALAVPDDTNVRVALIRRFLTESLKFIGIAKAHLSVYDFGNILTHVLGPAQGNGKLGGKAAGLILAARILKRQGTGNPLIDSIRTPKTWYITSDGIYNFLRHNSLEDLWSLKFSPIEEVRQTFPYLEQVFKNSFFSPEMFQQIQFAMDDLGEGPLIVRSSSLLEDSEGMAFSGKYRSLFLANVGSREERLEALVDAVAEVYASVFGPDPIQYRAERGLLDFVEEMGIIIQKVVGHRVGKYFMPAFAGVAFSHNEFRWSPRLRREDGIVRMVMGLGTRAVDRLGSDFPFMMSPGQPNLRVNVTPEQVAHYAQTSMDVINLETGRFESLAIPDLLREAGDDYPMLEQIVSLLEDGFLKKPMRGMINAAKDDLVVTFAGLVERTEFVAQIRTVLGILQEALGTSVDLEFAHDGSNLYLLQCRPQSRMDEEGRIHMPTKVPYEDKLFSASKYITNGYVEGIRYIVYVDPEEYRTIPDLADLLAIADCVNRLNGMLPRRKFILMGPGRWGSRGDVTLGVGITYSGINNTQLLVEIARKKGNYVPDLSFGTHFFQDLVEARIHYLALYPDEEGNLFNEDFLRNSPSVLTQLLPEHIRLEKAVRVIDLEKVRPGHELDVVMDGEKDRALGFLRPIQLH from the coding sequence ATGATCAACGACCCCAGCTTCGGCCAGTCCCGAGAACTGCAGACCATCTTCACGATCGCCGGGCTGCTGGCGCGGGAGGACCTCAGCCTCACCCAGATCCTCCAGGTGGTGGCCGAGGCCCTGCCCAAGGGATTCAAGCACGAGGAGGTCTGCCAGGCCCGCATCCACTTCTGGGGCGAGTGCTTCGAGACCAAGGGCTTCCAGCCGGGCCCCTGGACCCTGCGCGCCCCCATCGTCGTGAAGGGCGAGACCCTCGGCGAGGTGGAGGTGGTCTACCTGGAGAACCGCTCGTCCCGGGCGCCCGGCAGCCCCTTCCACCTGGACCAGAAGAAGCTCGTCGACCTCACCGCCCAGAAGCTGGGCCAGCTCGCCGAGATCCGCATCGCCCAGCGCGAGGAGGAGAAGACCTCCGCCCCGGCGGCGCCGGCCCCCGCGGCCAAGCCCGAGTGGCGCTACATCCTGGACCTCCTGACGGAGATCGATCCGGCCCTGCACCTGCGCATCATCCGCCGGCTCATGAACCACGCCACCAAGGTGGGCGTCCCGGGCGTGCAGAAGATGATCGCCCAGTTCGACCCGGCCATCTACGCCCAGGGCGAGGAGGCCTCCCACGGCTCCAATGCCCCGCTGCCCAAGCGGGACATGAACCTGGTCAGCCAGACGTTCAAGGAGATCGAGGAGATCGCCTCCATCGTCTTCGAGGACGCGGATCTCACGGCCCTCCTCAAGCAGTGGATGCGCCAGGACAAGCTCGGCTTCCTCGCCATCGCCACCGAGAAGCGGGACATCCCCCTGGTGGAGATCAAGGAGATCGTCGACCGGTTCTGCCGGGAGACCCGCGAGGACCTCCCCGCCCTGGCCGTGCCGGACGACACGAACGTCCGCGTGGCGCTCATCCGCCGCTTCCTCACGGAGAGCCTCAAGTTCATCGGCATCGCCAAGGCCCACCTCTCCGTCTACGACTTCGGCAACATCCTCACCCACGTGCTCGGGCCCGCCCAGGGCAACGGCAAGCTCGGCGGCAAGGCGGCCGGCCTCATCCTCGCCGCCCGCATCCTCAAGCGCCAGGGCACGGGCAACCCGCTCATCGACTCCATCCGCACCCCCAAGACCTGGTACATCACCTCGGACGGCATCTACAACTTCCTCCGCCACAACAGCCTGGAGGACCTGTGGAGCCTGAAGTTCAGCCCCATCGAGGAGGTCCGCCAGACCTTCCCCTACCTGGAGCAGGTCTTCAAGAACTCCTTCTTCTCCCCCGAGATGTTCCAGCAGATCCAGTTCGCCATGGACGACCTGGGCGAGGGCCCGCTGATCGTGCGCAGCTCCTCCCTCCTGGAGGACAGCGAGGGCATGGCCTTCTCCGGCAAGTACCGAAGCCTCTTCCTCGCCAACGTGGGCAGCCGCGAGGAGCGCCTGGAGGCCCTCGTCGACGCCGTGGCCGAGGTCTACGCGTCGGTCTTCGGGCCGGACCCGATCCAGTACCGGGCCGAGCGCGGGCTCCTCGACTTCGTGGAGGAGATGGGCATCATCATCCAGAAGGTGGTGGGCCACCGCGTCGGCAAGTACTTCATGCCCGCCTTCGCGGGGGTGGCCTTCAGCCACAACGAGTTCCGCTGGTCCCCGCGCCTGCGCCGCGAGGACGGCATCGTCCGCATGGTCATGGGCCTCGGCACCCGCGCCGTGGACCGCCTGGGCAGCGACTTCCCCTTCATGATGAGCCCGGGGCAGCCCAACCTGCGCGTCAACGTCACGCCCGAGCAGGTGGCCCACTACGCCCAGACCTCCATGGACGTCATCAACCTCGAGACCGGCCGGTTCGAGAGCCTCGCCATCCCCGACCTGCTCCGCGAGGCCGGGGACGACTACCCGATGCTGGAGCAGATCGTCTCCCTCCTCGAGGACGGCTTCCTGAAGAAGCCCATGCGGGGCATGATCAACGCCGCCAAGGACGACCTCGTCGTCACCTTCGCGGGCCTGGTCGAGCGCACGGAGTTCGTGGCCCAGATCCGGACGGTCCTGGGCATCCTCCAGGAGGCCCTGGGCACATCGGTGGACCTGGAGTTCGCCCACGACGGGTCCAACCTCTACCTGCTCCAGTGCCGGCCCCAGAGCCGCATGGACGAGGAGGGCCGCATCCACATGCCCACCAAGGTCCCCTACGAGGACAAGCTCTTCTCGGCGAGCAAGTACATCACCAACGGCTACGTCGAGGGCATCCGCTACATCGTCTACGTGGACCCGGAGGAGTACCGGACCATCCCCGACCTCGCCGACCTCCTGGCCATCGCGGACTGCGTCAACCGCCTGAACGGGATGCTCCCCCGCCGGAAGTTCATCCTCATGGGCCCCGGGCGCTGGGGCAGCCGCGGGGACGTCACCCTCGGCGTGGGCATCACCTACTCGGGCATCAACAACACGCAGCTGCTGGTGGAGATCGCCCGGAAGAAGGGCAACTACGTCCCCGACCTCTCCTTCGGGACGCACTTCTTCCAGGACCTCGTGGAGGCCCGCATCCACTACCTGGCCCTGTACCCCGACGAGGAGGGGAACCTCTTCAACGAGGACTTCCTGCGGAACAGCCCCAGCGTCCTCACCCAGCTCCTCCCGGAACACATCCGCCTGGAGAAGGCCGTGCGCGTGATCGACCTGGAGAAGGTGCGCCCAGGGCACGAACTGGACGTGGTGATGGACGGGGAGAAGGACCGGGCCCTCGGCTTCCTCCGCCCCATCCAGCTGCACTGA
- the guaD gene encoding guanine deaminase translates to MIYRAHLLSPASPARLEDIPDGGLMVDGAGRILAAAPFAALQRLHPGEPVQDLRPAWILPGLVDLHAHLPQYSAVALDGLELLPWLENHIFPLEAGFADPEAAVPAARLFFAHQLAWGTTTSVAYLTVHQEAADRAFREAEACGIRAILGKVMMDRHCPDALREDTAASLAQSAELCETWHGRDGGRLGYAFTPRFAPVCSMDLMAGLSREAEKHGAWIQTHLSENLDEIARVRELFPEARDYTDVYARAGMLGPRTLLGHCIHLSEGERAVLREAGATLVHCPRSNAFIKSGIMPLRQWLAEGHRVGLASDVGGGPSLDLWGEMAAACDQSKQRWAERRAQLRRLEALDLDADARGRVAEALGLHAHAPITPVEAFHLATLGGARALGLERTIGSLEPGKDADFIVLDPRAADPLADRAVLRPEEVLSRCIYRSTPGMVQAAYVRGRRVHGR, encoded by the coding sequence TTGATCTATCGCGCTCACCTGCTGAGCCCCGCTTCGCCTGCGCGCCTGGAGGACATTCCGGACGGCGGCCTGATGGTGGACGGGGCCGGACGGATCCTGGCGGCCGCGCCCTTCGCCGCCCTCCAGCGCCTGCATCCGGGCGAACCCGTCCAGGACCTCCGCCCCGCCTGGATCCTCCCCGGCCTCGTGGATCTGCACGCCCACCTGCCCCAGTACAGCGCCGTGGCCTTGGACGGCCTGGAGCTGCTGCCCTGGCTGGAGAACCACATCTTCCCCCTCGAGGCGGGCTTCGCCGATCCGGAAGCGGCGGTCCCCGCGGCGCGCCTCTTCTTCGCGCACCAGCTCGCCTGGGGCACCACCACGTCCGTCGCCTACCTCACCGTCCACCAGGAGGCCGCGGACCGCGCCTTCCGCGAGGCCGAGGCGTGCGGCATCCGCGCCATCCTCGGCAAGGTGATGATGGACCGCCACTGCCCGGACGCCCTCCGGGAGGACACGGCGGCCTCCCTGGCCCAGAGCGCCGAGCTCTGCGAGACCTGGCACGGGCGGGACGGGGGCCGGCTGGGCTACGCCTTCACGCCGCGCTTCGCGCCGGTCTGCTCCATGGACCTCATGGCCGGCCTCTCCCGGGAGGCCGAGAAGCATGGCGCCTGGATCCAGACCCACCTCAGCGAGAACCTGGACGAGATCGCCCGCGTGCGGGAGCTCTTCCCCGAGGCGCGGGACTACACGGACGTGTACGCGCGGGCCGGCATGCTCGGGCCCCGCACCCTCCTGGGCCACTGCATCCACCTGTCGGAGGGCGAGCGCGCCGTCCTGCGCGAGGCCGGCGCGACGCTGGTCCACTGCCCCCGGTCCAACGCCTTCATCAAGAGCGGCATCATGCCCCTGCGCCAGTGGCTCGCCGAGGGCCACCGCGTCGGCCTGGCCTCCGATGTGGGCGGCGGCCCCAGCCTGGACCTCTGGGGCGAAATGGCCGCCGCCTGCGACCAGTCCAAGCAGCGCTGGGCCGAGCGCAGGGCCCAGCTCCGGCGCCTGGAGGCCCTCGACCTCGACGCCGACGCCCGCGGCCGCGTGGCCGAGGCCCTCGGCCTCCACGCGCACGCGCCCATCACCCCCGTGGAGGCCTTCCACCTGGCGACCCTGGGCGGCGCCCGGGCCCTGGGGCTCGAGCGGACCATCGGCAGCCTGGAACCGGGCAAGGACGCGGACTTCATCGTCCTGGATCCCCGGGCGGCGGACCCCCTCGCGGACCGCGCGGTCCTGCGGCCCGAGGAGGTGCTCTCCCGCTGCATCTACCGCTCCACCCCCGGCATGGTCCAGGCCGCCTACGTCCGCGGCCGCAGGGTCCACGGGCGGTAG
- a CDS encoding DNA-3-methyladenine glycosylase, with protein MARPPFQPGDRLPLAFYLRAVTAVARDLLGRHLRLGEVELRITETEAYGGPRDTASHARSGPTPRNRVMWEEGGRVYVYFCYGMHHMLNVISGPEGRAEGVLIRSCEPVAGLERIRERRGGLQGPALLTGPGKVAQALGLDLAWTRHRLYEAGGLELLAGTPPRRVRTGPRVGVDFADPADRDRPWRFADADSPWVSHPRTLGR; from the coding sequence ATGGCCCGCCCTCCCTTCCAGCCCGGCGACCGGCTTCCCCTCGCCTTCTACCTCCGCGCCGTGACGGCGGTCGCCCGCGACCTCCTGGGGCGCCACCTCCGCCTGGGCGAGGTGGAGCTGCGCATCACGGAGACCGAAGCCTACGGGGGCCCCCGGGACACCGCCAGCCACGCCCGCTCCGGCCCCACGCCCCGCAACCGGGTGATGTGGGAGGAGGGGGGCCGGGTCTACGTGTACTTCTGCTACGGCATGCACCACATGCTCAATGTGATCTCGGGCCCCGAAGGCCGGGCGGAGGGCGTCCTCATCCGCAGCTGCGAGCCCGTGGCCGGGCTGGAGCGCATCCGGGAACGCCGGGGCGGCCTCCAGGGTCCGGCCCTCCTGACGGGCCCCGGCAAGGTGGCCCAGGCCCTCGGCCTCGACCTCGCCTGGACCCGCCACCGCCTCTACGAGGCCGGCGGCCTGGAACTCCTCGCCGGCACCCCGCCCCGGAGGGTGCGGACGGGCCCCCGCGTGGGCGTGGACTTCGCCGACCCCGCGGACCGCGACCGCCCGTGGCGCTTCGCCGACGCGGATTCGCCCTGGGTGAGCCATCCCCGGACCCTGGGGCGCTGA
- a CDS encoding efflux RND transporter periplasmic adaptor subunit — MADGSPKPVFKKRFPWGWVLLATVAGLAVAGMVAARNAPLRLAISRPTVFQAGERNPVLTASGYLVARHRATLSAKVPGRLAWLGVEEGTRVTKGQIIARLEAPDLEASRAQVEASLRQAELDRDRGETLFKEGVLDRASLDRLRTAVSTLKAQLAYQDALLENMVLRAPFTGTVTQKLSEVGETVSPGTAGGANAINAIATLADFDSLELEVEVNETGLPRLKRGMPAEIRVDALDAEPGAKPLRGTLREIYPASNRQKATVLVRVALVDRHPLLVPDMGAKVTFMGEPFAERAVYVGREQLVARDGATFVWTVENGRAVLRKVEAGAENPVGCQVKGIPPDLPLLVVPQEVKLEPGKRVAPKER; from the coding sequence ATGGCTGATGGCAGCCCGAAGCCTGTGTTCAAGAAGCGCTTTCCGTGGGGCTGGGTGCTCCTGGCGACGGTGGCGGGCCTGGCGGTGGCCGGCATGGTGGCGGCCCGGAACGCGCCGCTGCGCCTGGCCATCAGCCGGCCCACGGTGTTCCAGGCCGGGGAGCGGAATCCCGTGCTGACCGCCAGCGGCTACCTCGTCGCCCGCCACCGCGCCACCCTCTCCGCCAAGGTCCCCGGGCGCCTGGCCTGGCTGGGCGTGGAGGAGGGCACCCGCGTGACCAAGGGCCAGATCATCGCCCGCCTGGAGGCCCCCGACCTGGAGGCCTCCCGGGCCCAGGTGGAGGCCAGCCTCCGCCAGGCGGAGCTGGACCGGGACCGGGGCGAGACCCTCTTCAAGGAGGGGGTGCTGGACCGCGCGAGCCTGGACCGCCTGCGCACCGCCGTCTCCACCCTCAAGGCGCAGCTGGCCTACCAGGACGCCCTCCTGGAGAACATGGTGCTCCGCGCCCCCTTCACCGGCACCGTCACCCAGAAGCTCTCGGAAGTGGGCGAGACCGTGAGCCCCGGCACCGCCGGCGGCGCCAACGCCATCAACGCCATCGCGACGCTCGCGGACTTCGACAGCCTGGAGCTGGAGGTGGAGGTCAACGAGACCGGCCTGCCCCGGCTGAAGCGGGGCATGCCCGCGGAGATCCGCGTGGACGCCCTGGACGCGGAGCCGGGCGCGAAGCCGCTCCGCGGCACCCTCCGGGAGATCTATCCCGCCTCCAACCGCCAGAAGGCCACCGTCCTGGTGCGCGTGGCCCTGGTGGACCGGCATCCCCTGCTGGTGCCCGACATGGGCGCGAAGGTCACGTTCATGGGCGAGCCCTTCGCGGAGCGCGCGGTCTACGTGGGCCGAGAGCAGCTGGTGGCCCGGGACGGGGCCACCTTCGTGTGGACCGTCGAGAACGGCCGCGCCGTCCTCCGGAAGGTGGAGGCGGGGGCGGAGAACCCCGTCGGGTGCCAGGTGAAGGGCATCCCGCCCGACCTGCCCCTCCTCGTGGTGCCGCAGGAGGTCAAGCTGGAGCCCGGCAAGCGCGTCGCCCCCAAGGAGCGCTGA
- a CDS encoding ABC transporter ATP-binding protein, which produces MAAPELSVRLRGLAKSYWRGALEIPVLTGVDLDIPRGGYYALMGPSGSGKTTLLNLIAGIDRPTGGELEVCGYDLNGLDDDELAGWRSRNVGFIFQNYNLIPVLTAFENVELPLLLTDMARSERRDRVDRALRLVNLADRMRNYPRQLSGGQEQRVAIARAIVHDPGLLVADEPTGALDARNAEEALVLLEHLNQELGKTIVLVTHDPKAAQHARVQIHLEKGVLDRTVEVHDRPVLPRILEDRG; this is translated from the coding sequence GTGGCGGCCCCCGAGCTCAGCGTCCGGCTGCGCGGACTCGCCAAGAGCTACTGGCGCGGCGCCCTGGAGATCCCCGTCCTCACGGGCGTCGACCTGGACATCCCCCGGGGGGGCTACTACGCCCTGATGGGGCCGAGCGGTTCGGGCAAGACCACGCTCCTCAACCTCATCGCCGGCATCGACCGCCCCACCGGCGGCGAACTGGAGGTGTGCGGCTACGACCTCAACGGCCTGGACGACGACGAGCTCGCCGGGTGGCGGAGCCGGAACGTGGGCTTCATCTTCCAGAACTACAACCTCATCCCCGTGCTCACCGCCTTCGAGAACGTGGAACTGCCCCTCCTCCTCACCGACATGGCCCGGAGCGAACGCCGCGACCGGGTCGACCGGGCCCTCCGCCTCGTCAACCTCGCGGACCGCATGCGCAACTACCCCCGGCAGCTCTCCGGCGGCCAGGAGCAGCGGGTGGCCATCGCCCGGGCCATCGTCCACGATCCGGGCCTCCTGGTGGCCGACGAGCCCACCGGCGCCCTGGACGCGCGCAACGCGGAGGAGGCCCTCGTCCTCCTCGAGCACCTGAACCAGGAGCTGGGCAAGACGATCGTGCTCGTCACCCACGACCCCAAGGCCGCCCAGCACGCACGGGTCCAGATCCACCTGGAGAAGGGCGTGCTGGACCGCACCGTCGAGGTGCACGACCGCCCCGTGCTCCCCCGCATCCTGGAGGACCGCGGGTGA
- a CDS encoding ABC transporter permease — protein sequence MNFLTLVLRSLFRSKRRTVLTVLSLAVSVFLIALLQSLLGTMDALTVSGGSGTRFVVQDKASFTNVIPQSYANYLRAQPEIEAFTAFQWFGGEYKDPKNFFANFAVEPETYLQVYREEANLASIPPAQVRDFLRDGNGCIVGKTLADRFGWKVGDVVPLRSSIFNITVRLNIRIIFVGKRKSDEMFLAFNIRQLQEAVPFMKGRVGAFTARARNPADIPRLCERIDRHFANSAQETLTITENAFNLNMMKMLGDYSTMIHSITGAVLVAILIVTANTMAMAIRERTTQISTMRALGFRSSQILSLLMAEGLLLSLLGSGLGIFMAMGAADLAAKVGGAILPWMADFIITGETLLLCVLITLALGLLSTFAPAYRASRRPITDGLRAL from the coding sequence GTGAACTTCCTGACCCTGGTCCTGCGCTCCCTGTTCCGCTCCAAGCGGCGGACGGTCCTCACCGTCCTGAGCCTCGCCGTGTCGGTCTTCCTGATCGCGCTCCTCCAGAGCCTCCTGGGCACCATGGACGCCCTGACGGTTTCGGGCGGCAGCGGCACCCGGTTCGTGGTGCAGGACAAGGCCTCCTTCACCAACGTGATCCCCCAGTCCTACGCCAACTACCTCCGCGCCCAGCCCGAGATCGAGGCCTTCACGGCCTTCCAGTGGTTCGGCGGCGAGTACAAGGACCCCAAGAACTTCTTCGCCAACTTCGCCGTCGAGCCCGAGACGTACCTGCAGGTGTACCGCGAGGAGGCCAACCTCGCGAGCATCCCCCCGGCCCAGGTCCGCGACTTCCTGCGCGACGGCAACGGCTGCATCGTCGGGAAGACGCTCGCGGACCGCTTCGGCTGGAAGGTGGGCGACGTCGTGCCGCTGCGGAGCAGCATCTTCAACATCACCGTCCGCCTCAACATCCGCATCATCTTCGTGGGGAAGCGCAAGTCCGACGAGATGTTCCTGGCCTTCAACATCCGCCAGCTCCAGGAGGCCGTCCCCTTCATGAAGGGCCGCGTGGGCGCCTTCACCGCCCGGGCCCGCAACCCCGCCGACATCCCCCGCCTCTGCGAGCGGATCGACCGGCATTTCGCGAACTCCGCCCAGGAGACCCTCACCATCACGGAGAACGCCTTCAACCTGAACATGATGAAGATGCTGGGCGACTACTCCACCATGATCCACTCCATCACCGGGGCGGTCCTCGTGGCGATCCTCATCGTCACCGCCAACACCATGGCCATGGCCATCCGGGAGCGGACGACGCAGATCTCCACCATGCGCGCGCTCGGATTCCGGTCCTCCCAGATCCTGAGCCTCCTCATGGCCGAGGGCCTCCTCCTCTCCCTTCTCGGCAGCGGCCTGGGCATCTTCATGGCCATGGGCGCCGCCGACCTCGCCGCCAAGGTGGGCGGCGCGATCCTGCCCTGGATGGCCGACTTCATCATCACAGGCGAGACGCTGCTCCTGTGCGTGCTCATCACCCTCGCCCTGGGCCTCCTCTCCACCTTCGCCCCGGCCTACCGCGCCAGCCGCAGGCCCATCACCGACGGCCTGAGGGCGCTATGA
- a CDS encoding ABC transporter permease — translation MIGWLFVPLAPYLLWLLHAALFHPVPLAYNWRSIWVRKAGTLSTVGAIAIVVMIFVVVLSMAQGVSRAYVRSGRDDQVIILRQNARVEMMSSVTLAQARLIATHPLIARDAQGPLLTEDIIVSKQLPLADGSGSLTVTVRGTTRAGARMRSQVTLVAGRWFRPGLSEAVVPRRMQNRYAGVDLGGTIAMGGRTWTVVGVFDGSGSVYDSEVWTDVADLRQAYRRYGVDSSVAVRLRSAEDVPAFVRDMERDVRLKLEAKPEPAYFADLGDAGRPMQVLGQIITAILTVGAIFAAMNTMYAAVAGRTSEIGTLRAIGFKRREILASFQWEAILLTALGGLLGASLALLFNGTRSGGVNMTTWSDVSYAFAITPGLMAQGVAFSILMGLAGGFLPAWRASRIPVTEAMRG, via the coding sequence ATGATCGGCTGGCTCTTCGTGCCGCTGGCACCCTACCTGCTCTGGCTGCTCCACGCCGCCCTCTTCCACCCCGTGCCCCTGGCCTACAACTGGCGCTCCATCTGGGTCCGCAAGGCCGGCACCCTCTCCACCGTGGGCGCCATCGCCATCGTCGTGATGATCTTCGTCGTGGTGCTCTCCATGGCCCAGGGCGTCTCCCGGGCCTACGTGCGCAGCGGGCGCGACGACCAGGTCATCATCCTGCGCCAGAACGCACGGGTCGAGATGATGAGTTCGGTGACCCTCGCCCAGGCCCGCCTCATCGCCACGCATCCCCTCATCGCCCGGGACGCCCAGGGTCCCCTCCTCACCGAGGACATCATCGTGAGCAAGCAGCTGCCCCTCGCGGACGGCTCGGGCAGCCTCACCGTGACCGTGCGCGGCACCACCCGCGCCGGGGCCCGCATGCGCAGCCAGGTGACCCTGGTGGCTGGGCGCTGGTTCCGCCCCGGGCTATCCGAGGCCGTGGTGCCCCGGCGCATGCAGAACCGCTACGCGGGCGTGGATCTCGGCGGCACCATCGCCATGGGCGGCCGCACCTGGACCGTGGTGGGGGTCTTCGACGGCAGCGGCTCGGTCTACGACTCCGAGGTGTGGACGGACGTGGCGGACCTGCGCCAGGCCTACCGGCGCTACGGCGTGGACTCCTCCGTCGCGGTCCGGCTGCGCAGCGCGGAGGACGTGCCCGCCTTCGTCCGGGACATGGAGCGGGACGTGCGCCTCAAGCTGGAGGCGAAACCCGAGCCCGCCTACTTCGCGGACCTGGGCGACGCGGGCCGGCCCATGCAGGTGCTCGGGCAGATCATCACGGCCATCCTCACGGTGGGCGCCATCTTCGCGGCCATGAACACCATGTACGCCGCCGTCGCCGGCCGCACCTCCGAGATCGGGACCCTCCGGGCGATCGGCTTCAAGCGCCGGGAGATCCTGGCCAGCTTCCAGTGGGAGGCCATCCTCCTCACCGCCCTGGGGGGCCTCCTGGGCGCGTCCCTCGCCCTCCTCTTCAACGGCACCCGGTCCGGGGGCGTGAACATGACCACCTGGTCCGACGTCAGCTACGCCTTCGCGATCACCCCGGGCCTGATGGCCCAGGGCGTGGCCTTCAGCATCCTCATGGGCCTCGCCGGGGGCTTCCTGCCCGCCTGGCGAGCGAGCAGGATTCCCGTCACCGAGGCGATGCGAGGATGA
- a CDS encoding PadR family transcriptional regulator: MDRELLKGSTPLLLLSLLTDGPMYGYQIIETVRQRTDGSYTLKEGALYPALHKLEAAEFITSYWQTQPNGRDRRYYAILPAGTAFLDAKKAEWGRFVAMVDGFVGPRP, encoded by the coding sequence ATGGACCGTGAACTGCTGAAGGGGAGCACACCGCTCCTTCTGTTGTCCCTGCTCACGGACGGACCCATGTACGGGTACCAGATCATCGAGACGGTTCGCCAGCGCACCGACGGAAGCTACACGCTGAAGGAGGGCGCGCTCTACCCCGCCCTGCACAAGCTCGAGGCGGCCGAATTCATCACCTCGTACTGGCAGACCCAGCCCAATGGCCGCGACCGCCGCTACTATGCGATCCTCCCGGCCGGCACCGCCTTCCTCGACGCCAAGAAGGCCGAGTGGGGCCGGTTCGTCGCCATGGTCGACGGGTTCGTGGGGCCCCGGCCGTGA
- a CDS encoding DUF1700 domain-containing protein has protein sequence MNQALAGYLAEVEQSLRGLSSGRRRLIVRELEAHLRDEAEARGLLTESDMEALLAEKEMPRELASQLSEGEDTDTTHRSETSLLAGSLLGLATGGYLFLQGNWPWHLSLAFCFAHGLAVGAGLFLVRRRWQTLRPGVRVLTSALFGTLMAIPLGFTSLRGFMASRLMYGAFTGYMLERHSTTRPAWQAVAETLAFTLVDAFLWTFVFHHRRPYAWLLELSFNFTLALGVLVAIHLKRLMSGRWLLAPQ, from the coding sequence GTGAACCAGGCGCTGGCGGGCTACCTCGCCGAGGTGGAGCAGTCCCTCCGCGGACTGTCCTCCGGCAGGCGCCGCCTCATCGTGCGCGAACTGGAAGCCCACCTCCGGGACGAGGCCGAGGCCCGCGGCCTCCTGACCGAGTCGGACATGGAGGCCCTCCTGGCCGAGAAGGAGATGCCCCGGGAGCTGGCCTCCCAGCTCTCCGAGGGCGAGGACACCGACACCACGCACCGCAGCGAGACCTCCCTCCTCGCCGGTTCCCTCCTGGGCCTGGCCACGGGCGGCTACCTCTTCCTCCAGGGCAACTGGCCCTGGCACCTGAGCCTCGCCTTCTGCTTCGCCCACGGGCTCGCCGTCGGGGCCGGGCTCTTCCTGGTCCGCCGCCGCTGGCAGACGCTGCGCCCGGGCGTGCGCGTCCTGACCTCCGCCCTCTTCGGCACCCTCATGGCCATTCCCCTGGGCTTCACCAGCCTGCGGGGCTTCATGGCGAGCCGCCTGATGTACGGCGCCTTCACGGGCTACATGCTGGAGCGGCACTCCACGACGCGACCGGCCTGGCAGGCCGTCGCCGAGACCCTCGCCTTCACCCTCGTGGATGCCTTCCTGTGGACGTTCGTGTTCCACCACCGGCGCCCGTACGCCTGGCTCCTTGAACTCAGCTTCAATTTCACCCTCGCCCTGGGGGTCCTCGTGGCCATCCACCTGAAGCGCCTGATGTCCGGCCGCTGGCTGCTGGCGCCCCAGTGA
- the rpmE gene encoding 50S ribosomal protein L31 — translation MKDKIHPQLHDVTVHCACGSEFQTRSTKKELRVEVCAACHPFFTGKQKVMDTAGRVEKFNRKYAKKEAPVSAEAAPEATEANQ, via the coding sequence ATGAAGGACAAGATCCATCCCCAGCTGCATGACGTGACCGTCCATTGCGCCTGCGGCAGTGAGTTCCAGACCCGCTCCACCAAGAAGGAGCTCCGCGTGGAAGTGTGCGCGGCCTGCCACCCCTTCTTCACCGGCAAGCAGAAGGTCATGGACACCGCCGGCCGCGTGGAGAAGTTCAACCGCAAGTATGCGAAGAAGGAAGCTCCCGTGAGCGCGGAAGCCGCTCCCGAAGCCACCGAAGCCAACCAGTAG